The sequence below is a genomic window from Cedecea neteri.
CCAGACAATACGCTGGCCAACGGAACGCAGCTCACGCGGCCCTTTAAATACTTCGCTGTTGCCGAGAGAGCGCCCTTCCCCCAGCCGGTTGATCATCCGTTCGATACCCTTAACCGGTCCGATGATCATGCGGGTGAAGATAATGACCAGCCCCAGGCTGAGCAGAAACAGCACTAAGGCCTGCCAGCCGAAGAACTGGCCTCGTTCAGCAATTTCCTGCTGCAGCTGCTGTCCACGAGAGAACACCACCGCCCGCGTGGCCTGCACCATTTCGGCATTGGTTGAGGCGAACTGTTCCAGTTGGTTTGCCGCAGGCGCTTCCGGCCCGCTGTTTTTACATTTCAGTTCAGCCAGATCGCTCAAAGACTGGCTGAGCGATTGGTAGAGTTTCGGATCGGGTAATACGGAGGCGTGCGCCTCAAGCATTTGAGCGTAACGCTGGCGCTGCCCCTGATACAGTTGGGCAAGGCGCGAGTCATCAAGCACGCAGTATTGACGGTAGCTCCGCTCCATTTCCAGCGCAACATTGGTCATTGCTTCGCTGCGGCGGGCATCGGTCAGCGTGGTGCGGTTGGTCAACGCGGCCTGAGCACTCAGAGCGTTAAGGCTTTGCCACGCCTGCCACGCAAGCACCAGCAGCGGTACAAGCACCAATAAAAAGGCCATCATGACAAGCTGGCGTAAAGATCGAGGGAAAAAATGCCACTGGTTCAATAGCTTCATCTCACATTACCTGTATGACACGATGCTAGCCGCGATTGCGCGTGGTGGAAAGGTGCGATTCCCGGAAACAACAAAGGCAGGGTCAAAAACCCTGCCTTTGTTTAGGAATTAGGCGGCGCCTTACTCAACGTTTCGCCCGGAGCATGATAAGCCGAAAGGCATTTATCAAAAATCGGACGGTAGGCACCTTTTTGTGCGTCATTCGGCGGTTTATGTAGTCTGTCTGAAAAGACGCTGACATAAGAGATTGAATGAGCCACTGGGCCTTATTAAGCAGATATCGTGCCAACTTTACTCAAATCAATTCAATTCATTGTTTTAATTAATATTAACATCAAAAGATTAAGAATATATTGTGCGTGTTTTTTGTTCGCTGTGTCGCCATTTCACAACACTCTGCAACCTGCTCAATTACATCATTAAAAATCAATGAGTTAAATGTCTCTTTTTGGAGACACATTAAAAGCAGAAGTGTCGGGATTTAGTGACAAAAAAAGCCCCTCACCCTGGCCCTCTCCCCAAAGAGGAGAGGGAACTGGATCGGAGCCTGTCTGCTATTTCCCGCCCTCTAAAAGCAAAGGAGCAAGGGAGAAACCTTTTACGATTTTCCCCCTCTCCCTTTTAGGGAGAGGGTCGGGGTGAGGGTAATCAACCCAGTTGCTTACGTGCGTTGCGGAAAATACGCATCCACGGGCTGTCTTCGCCCCACTCCGCCGGGTGCCAGGAATTACTCACGGTGCGGAACACGCGCTCCGGGTGCGGCATCATGATAGTAACGCGCCCGCTTTCGTTGCTCACCGCGGTGATGCCGTTCGGCGAACCGTTCGGGTTAGCCGGGTAGGTTTCAGTTACGTTCGCGAAGTTATCCACGAAGCGCAGCGCCACCAGACCTTTGCTTTCAAGCGCGGCGAGATGAGCGGCGTCACGCACTTCCACACGACCTTCGCCGTGAGAAACCGCGATAGGCATATGGGAACCGGCCATGCCCTGCAGCAGCAGCGACGGGCTGGAGGTCACCTCAACCAGGCTGAAGCGCGCTTCAAAGCGATCGGACTGGTTACGCACAAAGCGCGGCCACAAATCACTGCCGGGGATCAGCTCACGCAGGTTGGACATCATCTGGCAGCCGTTGCAAACGCCAAGCGCCAGCGTTTCCGGGCGATGGAAGAAGGTTTCGAACTCATCACGCACGCGAGCGTTGAACAGGATGGATTTCGCCCAGCCTTCACCCGCGCCCAGCACGTCACCGTAGGAGAAACCGCCGCACGCCACCAGCGTATGGAAGCTTTCCAGCCCGGTGCGGCCCGCCAGCAGGTCGCTCATATGCACGTCGATGGCGTCAAAGCCCGCACGGTGGAAGGCGGCCGCCATCTCAACGTGAGAGTTAACGCCCTGCTCACGCAGGATGGCCACTTTAGGACGCGCGCCCGTGGCGATGAACGGCGCCGCAATATCTTCTTTGATATCGAAGTTCAGCTTCACGTTCAGGCCAGGATCGTTATCATTCGCCTTGGCGTTGTGCTCTTCGTCCGCACAGGCCGGGTTATCACGCAGACGCTGCATCTGCCAGGTGGTTTCTGCCCACCACATACGCAGCGTGGTGCGGCTTTCACTGAACACAGCGTGCCCGTCAGCGCTAATGGTGAAGCGGTCACCTTCGACAGCTTTACCGAGGTAATGTACGCAGTCAGCCAGGCCATGCTTAGCCAGCAGCGCCTCAACGGCCTCGCGGTCTTCAGCGCGAATCTGGATCACGCCGCCGAGCTCTTCGTTAAACAATGCGGCCAGGCGATCGCTGCCAAGACCGGCAATATCAACCTCAACGCCACAGTGGCCGGTAAAGGCCATTTCAGCCAGGGTCACCAGCAGCCCGCCGTCGGAGCGGTCGTGCCAGGCCAGCAGTTTGCGATCCGCCACCAGCGCCTGCATCGCGTCCCAGAAGCCTTTCAGCTGCTCAACGCTGCGAACGTCCGCAGGCTTATCGCCCAGTTGACGATAAACCTGGGACAGCGCGGTAGCGCCCAGCGCGTTATGGCCTTTGCCTAAATCGATTAGCAGCAGGGCGTTGTCTTCGATACTCAGCTGTGGCGTCACGGTGCCACGTACGTCTTCTACACGGGCAAACGCGGTGATCACCAGCGACAGCGGAGAAGTCATCTCGCGCTGCTCGTTACCTTCCTGCCAGCGGGTTTTCATCGACATGGAGTCTTTGCCCACCGGGATAGTGATCCCCAGCGCCGGGCAAAGTTCTTCGCCCACGGCTTTAACCGCTTCATACAGGCCAGCATCTTCGCCAGGGTGACCGGCTGCGGCCATCCAGTTCGCGGAGAGCTTAATGCGCTTCAGGGAGCCAATTTGGGTCGCGGCAATGTTGGTTAAGGCTTCACCCACGGCCAGACGACCGGATGCCGCGAAGTCCAGCAGGGCCACCGGCGCGCGTTCACCGATAGACATCGCTTCACCGTAGTAGCTGTCCAGGCTGGCGGTAGTCACCGCGCAGTTGGCGACCGGGATCTGCCACGGACCAACCATCTGATCGCGGGACACCATGCCGGTTACCGTGCGGTCGCCGATGGTCACGAGGAAGGTTTTTTCAGCCACGGTCGGCAGGTGCAGAACGCGCTTCACCGCATCGGCAATGGAAATTTCGCTGCTGTTGAAGGCATCACCTTTCGCTTTCAGCGTCTCGACGTTGCGCTCCATCTTCGGCGTTTTGCCCAGCAGCACGTCCAGCGGCATGTCGATTGGCTGGTTATCAAAGTGGCTGTCGTTGAGCGTTAGATGCTGTTCGGTGGTGGCTTCACCAATCACCGCATACGGCGCACGCTCGCGGCGGCAAAGTTCATCAAACAGCGGCAATTGCTCTGGCGCAACGGCCAGCACATAGCGTTCCTGAGATTCGTTACACCAGACTTCGAGCGGGCTCATGCCCGGTTCGTCGTTGAGGATATCGCGCAGCTCGAAGCGGCCACCGCGTCCGCCATCGCTGACCAGCTCCGGCATGGCGTTGGACAGGCCACCCGCGCCAACGTCGTGGATAAACAGGATTGGGTTGTCGTCGCCCATCTGCCAGCAGCGGTCGATCACTTCCTGGCAGCGGCGTTCCATTTCCGGGTTGTCGCGCTGCACGGAAGCAAAATCTAAATCCGCATCAGACTGGCCGGAAGCCATCGAGGAAGCCGCCCCACCGCCCAGGCCGATGTTCATTGCCGGGCCACCCAGCACAATCAGCTTGGCGCCAGGAGTGATTTCGCCCTTCTGAACGTGGTCGGCACGAATGTTGCCGATCCCGCCCGCGAGCATAATAGGTTTGTGGTAGCCACGTAGCTCCACGCCGTTGTGGCTGTTCACCTGCTCTTCATAGGTACGGAAGTAGCCGGTCAGCGCCGGACGGCCAAATTCGTTGTTAAACGCCGCTCCGCCCAGAGGGCCTTCGGTCATGATATCCAGCGCGGTAACGATGCGGTCTGGCTTGCCGAAATCCTGCTCCCACGGCTGTTCGAAGCCCGGAATACGCAGGTTAGACACGGAGAAGCCCACCAGGCCAGCTTTTGGCTTAGCGCCGCGCCCGGTCGCGCCTTCATCGCGGATTTCACCGCCTGAGCCGGTTGCCGCGCCCGGCCACGGAGAGATGGCGGTCGGGTGGTTGTGGGTTTCAACCTTCATCAGGATATGCGCGTCTTCCTGGTGGAAGTCATAGCGCCCCGCTTCACGGTCGGCGAAGAAGCGGCCGACGGCGGAACCTTCCATCACCGCCGCGTTGTCTTTATAGGCAGACAGCACGTAATCCGGCGTTTTCTCGAAGGTGTTTTTGATCATTTTGAACAGCGACTTCGGCTGTTTCTGCCCGTCGATAATCCAGTCGGCGTTAAAGATTTTATGGCGGCAGTGCTCGGAGTTCGCCTGAGCAAACATGTACAGTTCGATGTCGTTCGGGTTGCGGCCAAGCTTGTTGAACGCATCCTGCAGGTAGTCAATTTCGTCTTCCGCCAGCGCCAGGCCGAGGCGAATGTTCGCTTCCACCAGCGCATCGCGCCCTTTCCCGAGCAGATCAACGCTCTGCACCGGAGCCGGCTGCTGCCGGGTAAACAGCTGCTGCGCGTCGTTCAGAGAGGTAAACACGCTCTCCATCATGCGGTCGTGCAGCAGAGCGGCAACGTCCTGCAGCTGCTCTGCGGTCAGCGTACTGCCGGTAACATACCAGGCCACACCGCGCTCAAGGCGTTTAATCTGCGGCAGGTCACAGTTGTGGGCGATATCGGTAGCTTTAGAAGACCAGGGGGAGATGGTGCCAGGGCGCGGGGTCACCAGCAGCAGGGTGCCTTCCGGCGCATGCTCTGCGAGGGTTGGACCATATTTCAACAGCCGCTGCAGGCGGGCAAGCTCGTCAGCGTTCAGCGGCGCTTCGAGGTCGGCAAAATGAACATACTCGGCATAAATATCGCTTACCGGGAGGTGAGCATCGTTGAAACGGGCCAGGAGTTTGTTAATACGAAATGCCGAAAGAGCAGGCGAACCACGCAGAATTTCCATCATTAAAGATCTCTCGTCTTCAGGGCGAAGGGGGGAAAACGGGCGTCATTATAGAGAATCCTCCGCCGCGACGAAACCGTTTGCGTAGAAATAACAGCAGAAGTTTTTATTGCACGAAAAGTAAACGATATATTCTTAAAAGTTGCTTACTGGCGTTTTCTTACGCAAAATGCGCCTCATTCACTGACGGGGTTCAGACAAATCATGGTTATTGTTGGCTAAGGCTCATCCTGCTGCAGAATGTTATCTATTTGAAAAGAATAAAGATTAATTATCTGCTTATCGGTATCGTCACCTTGTTGCTGGCAGTGGCTTTATGGCCCTCCATTCCAGGTTTCAATCAGGCCGAAAACCGTATCGCCGCGATCAAAGCGCGGGGGGTTTTGCGCGTCAGTACCATTTCATCGCCGCTCACCTGGACGATGGTTAACGGCAAGGCGACAGGTCTCGATTACGAACTCGCGAAACAGTTTGCAGACTACCTGGGCGTGAAGCTGTTAGTGGTCGTGCGGCCAAACATTAACGCGCTGTTTGATGACCTGGACAATGACAACGCCGACCTGCTCGCCGCAGGCCTGGTGTATAACTCTCGCCGCAGCAGTGACTACCAGGCGGGGCCGACCTATTATTCCGTTTCGCAGCAGATGGTCTATCGCGTGGGTAGCCCGCGCCCTAAGTCTCTTGGTGGCGTCAAGCCATCGCAGCTGGTGCTTTCTTCTGGCCAGGCAGTGGTGAGCGATCTACAAAAGCTAAAAGATGCTCAGTACCCCGACCTGAGCTGGAGCATCGACGCCAAACAAACCAGCAACCAGCTCTTACAGCAGGTGGTTGATGGCAATATCGCGTTTACCATCTCGGACTCCATCGCCATCAGCCTCTTCCAGCGCGTACATCCTCAACTGGCCGTTGCCCTGGACGTTACCGATGAACAGCCTGTCACCTGGTTCTCTAAACGCGATGGTGACGACAGCATGAGCGCCGCACTGCTCGATTTCTATAATCAGATCAGCAGCGACGGCACGCTGGCAAGGGTTGAAGAGAAATACCTGGGCCATATCGGCGATTTTGATTACGTCGATACCCGAACCTTCCTGAACGCGGTGGATGCCGTTTTGCCGGAACTCCAGCCGCTGTTTGAAAAGTACTCCGACGACATTGACTGGCCGCTGCTCGCTGCAATTTCCTATCAGGAATCCCACTGGGATACCCACGCGACTTCACCTACGGGCGTGCGCGGGTTAATGATGCTGACAAAAAATACGGCCCAAAGCCTCGGTATCACCGACAGGCTGGATGCCGAACAGAGCATCAGCGGCGGCAGCCGGTATCTGAAAGATATGATGAGCAAAGTGCCGGCCACGGTACCGGAATACGAGCGCATCTGGTTCGCGCTGGCGGCCTATAACATGGGCTATGCCCACATGCTGGATGCCCGTCAGCTGACGGCCAAACAGAAAGGCAACCCGGACAGCTGGGCCGATGTGAAAACACGTCTGCCGTTGCTGAGCCTGAAGCCTTATTACAGCAAAACAACCTATGGATATGCTCGTGGACACGAGGCTTACGCGTATGTAGAAAACATTCGCAAGTATCAGCTAAGTCTGGAAGGATATTTGCAGGAGAAACAGAAGAAGGCGCTCCAGGCGGACAAGTTTGCCGAGGCTTACCCTACGGTTGCTCCGGTTGAACTGGCTAGTCCGTCTTACGGGCCTTTTCCTTTAGGGCCTTTTTCTCAAGGCGACGAGCGCGAAAAAAATCGCTCAGCATGGCTGAGCACTCTGTCGCGAGCACCCCTTCACTGACCTGCACCTGATGGTTCATTCCCGGGTGGCCGAGCACGTCCATCAGCGAGCCTATCGCCCCGGTTTTAGCGTCACGCGCCCCAAACACTAAATGGCCAATGCGGCTATGCACCATCGCCCCGCGCACATGACGCAAGGTTCGAGCGTGACATAGAGCGTGGTATCCAGCAGACGGTAATTTTGCAGTACCAGCCCGCCCTGTCGCAGCGCCATGATCTCCGCGTGAGCCGTAGGATCGTGGCGACCTATCGGGCGATTCCAGCCTTCACCTATGACCTGATTATTGTGTACCAGCACCGCACCAACGGGCACTTCGCCTTCATCCCAGGCTCTCTGAGCAAGGGTCAGGGCGTGTCGCATCCAGTGTTCATGGGTAAATTCTGTGTCTGACACAATGCTCTCCGCGGCAAAAGTGGGCGGCGCATTATACACACCGCTTAACGGATTCAAAACGCCTCACTCGAGCTGCTGCAGTTCTCCCTGAGGCGTAACGCGCCACCGATGCTCGCAGAAAAACAGCAGAGGATTATCCTGATGACTATCGCTGTAGCCGCTGTACAGGCGCAGCGGCGCGCCAAGATGCTGCTCCAGTTGCACCACCTTCTCA
It includes:
- a CDS encoding sensor histidine kinase is translated as MKLLNQWHFFPRSLRQLVMMAFLLVLVPLLVLAWQAWQSLNALSAQAALTNRTTLTDARRSEAMTNVALEMERSYRQYCVLDDSRLAQLYQGQRQRYAQMLEAHASVLPDPKLYQSLSQSLSDLAELKCKNSGPEAPAANQLEQFASTNAEMVQATRAVVFSRGQQLQQEIAERGQFFGWQALVLFLLSLGLVIIFTRMIIGPVKGIERMINRLGEGRSLGNSEVFKGPRELRSVGQRIVWLSERLSWLESQRHEFLRHLSHELKTPLASMREGTELLADQVAGPLNADQKEVVAILDNSSRHLQKLIEQLLDYNRKLADGTVTLERVELAPIVEMVISAHCLPARAKMMHTDIQLSPKACLAEATLLMSVLDNLYSNAVHYGSESGTIYLRSLQVDAMLYIEVANTGEPIPATEQEMIFEPFFQGSHQRKGSVKGSGLGLSIARDCIRRMHGKLSLINANSAEVCFRIELPVFPEND
- the mltF gene encoding membrane-bound lytic murein transglycosylase MltF, with amino-acid sequence MKRIKINYLLIGIVTLLLAVALWPSIPGFNQAENRIAAIKARGVLRVSTISSPLTWTMVNGKATGLDYELAKQFADYLGVKLLVVVRPNINALFDDLDNDNADLLAAGLVYNSRRSSDYQAGPTYYSVSQQMVYRVGSPRPKSLGGVKPSQLVLSSGQAVVSDLQKLKDAQYPDLSWSIDAKQTSNQLLQQVVDGNIAFTISDSIAISLFQRVHPQLAVALDVTDEQPVTWFSKRDGDDSMSAALLDFYNQISSDGTLARVEEKYLGHIGDFDYVDTRTFLNAVDAVLPELQPLFEKYSDDIDWPLLAAISYQESHWDTHATSPTGVRGLMMLTKNTAQSLGITDRLDAEQSISGGSRYLKDMMSKVPATVPEYERIWFALAAYNMGYAHMLDARQLTAKQKGNPDSWADVKTRLPLLSLKPYYSKTTYGYARGHEAYAYVENIRKYQLSLEGYLQEKQKKALQADKFAEAYPTVAPVELASPSYGPFPLGPFSQGDEREKNRSAWLSTLSRAPLH
- the purL gene encoding phosphoribosylformylglycinamidine synthase; this encodes MMEILRGSPALSAFRINKLLARFNDAHLPVSDIYAEYVHFADLEAPLNADELARLQRLLKYGPTLAEHAPEGTLLLVTPRPGTISPWSSKATDIAHNCDLPQIKRLERGVAWYVTGSTLTAEQLQDVAALLHDRMMESVFTSLNDAQQLFTRQQPAPVQSVDLLGKGRDALVEANIRLGLALAEDEIDYLQDAFNKLGRNPNDIELYMFAQANSEHCRHKIFNADWIIDGQKQPKSLFKMIKNTFEKTPDYVLSAYKDNAAVMEGSAVGRFFADREAGRYDFHQEDAHILMKVETHNHPTAISPWPGAATGSGGEIRDEGATGRGAKPKAGLVGFSVSNLRIPGFEQPWEQDFGKPDRIVTALDIMTEGPLGGAAFNNEFGRPALTGYFRTYEEQVNSHNGVELRGYHKPIMLAGGIGNIRADHVQKGEITPGAKLIVLGGPAMNIGLGGGAASSMASGQSDADLDFASVQRDNPEMERRCQEVIDRCWQMGDDNPILFIHDVGAGGLSNAMPELVSDGGRGGRFELRDILNDEPGMSPLEVWCNESQERYVLAVAPEQLPLFDELCRRERAPYAVIGEATTEQHLTLNDSHFDNQPIDMPLDVLLGKTPKMERNVETLKAKGDAFNSSEISIADAVKRVLHLPTVAEKTFLVTIGDRTVTGMVSRDQMVGPWQIPVANCAVTTASLDSYYGEAMSIGERAPVALLDFAASGRLAVGEALTNIAATQIGSLKRIKLSANWMAAAGHPGEDAGLYEAVKAVGEELCPALGITIPVGKDSMSMKTRWQEGNEQREMTSPLSLVITAFARVEDVRGTVTPQLSIEDNALLLIDLGKGHNALGATALSQVYRQLGDKPADVRSVEQLKGFWDAMQALVADRKLLAWHDRSDGGLLVTLAEMAFTGHCGVEVDIAGLGSDRLAALFNEELGGVIQIRAEDREAVEALLAKHGLADCVHYLGKAVEGDRFTISADGHAVFSESRTTLRMWWAETTWQMQRLRDNPACADEEHNAKANDNDPGLNVKLNFDIKEDIAAPFIATGARPKVAILREQGVNSHVEMAAAFHRAGFDAIDVHMSDLLAGRTGLESFHTLVACGGFSYGDVLGAGEGWAKSILFNARVRDEFETFFHRPETLALGVCNGCQMMSNLRELIPGSDLWPRFVRNQSDRFEARFSLVEVTSSPSLLLQGMAGSHMPIAVSHGEGRVEVRDAAHLAALESKGLVALRFVDNFANVTETYPANPNGSPNGITAVSNESGRVTIMMPHPERVFRTVSNSWHPAEWGEDSPWMRIFRNARKQLG